In Solimonas sp. K1W22B-7, the DNA window GCAGGTACGCCTGCAGGTGCGGTTCGGCGATCAGGCCCACTTCAGCCACCATCCCGCTGCGCCAGCAGGCGCTGGATTTCTTCCTCGCCGTAGGGCCGCCGGTCCTTGACCTTGAGGCTGTCGCTCCAGTCGCGCGCGAAGTCGCGCTGCAGGGTGCGGTTGATCGCGGCGGTGATCAGCATGGCGATCAGTGCGCCGCTGCCGGCCAGGCCCATGTCCTTGTGCGCGTCCCAGATGTCGCCCTGGGTGCCGAGGTAGGCGGCCCCGAGTTCGCCGCCGAAGAATTCCGCGGCGGCCCACTCGATCAGCTCGTACAGCGCCGAGGTGGCCAGGGTGAAATCCAGCGGCAGGAAGTAGCCCCAGAAGCCGCGGGCCTCGGCCACGCGCAGGAAGATCTCGCGCAGCGGGTAGGCCAGCAGCAGGCCGTAGGAGAAGTGCACCAGTCGGTCGAAGTGGTTGCGCTCCCAGCCCATCATCTCGTTGAGCCCGTGGCCGGTGAGGCTGCGCCACCACTCGTCGTAGGGCACCAGGGCATAGGTGTAGTGCGCGCCCACGGCGTGCAGACAGAGGTAGACGAAGATCAGGGTATAGGAGACGCGCGAGAACACGAAGACGCGGCGGCTGGCGTAGAGCCCGACGGCGAATACCAGCACCAGTACATTTTCCAGCAGCCAGTCCTGGCGATGCAGCGGCGCGATCGCCAGCAGCGTCCACAGCAGGGCATAGATGGCGAGCAGGGCGCCGAGGTAGCGGCGACGGGCCTTCAGGCGCTCGACATTCATGCGCTCCCCTCCAGCTCAAGTCCCCGGTCCCAGTACGGCGGGTCGCCGATGCACTGCGTCAGGTAATCGACGAAGGCCCGCACTTTGGGCGAGCCGTAGCGATTGGGCAAGTGTACGGAGTAGACCGAGGTGGCGTCGGAGCCGTACCAGCCGCGCAGCGGTGCCACCAGGCGGCCGGCGGCGAGGTCCTGGCCGATGACGTAGGTCGGCAGCAGCGAGATGCCGGCATGGGCCAGCAGCACGGTGCGCAGGGCGTTGATGTTGTTGACACGGAAGTTGCCGTTGATCGGCACGACGAACTGCTCGTTGCCGCGCTGGAAGTGGAAATTGCGCTCCAGCGGGCTGGGGAAGCCCAGGCAGTTGTGGCCGCGCAGGTCGTCCGGATGCTGCGGCATGCCCTGGCGCGCCAGGTATTCCGGCGTGGCGCAGACCACGAAGTGGATCGGCGCCAGGCGCCGCGCCACCAGCAGCGGTCCCGGCTGGTGGGCCAGGCGCAGGGCCATGTCGAAGCCTTCCTCGGCCAGGTCCACGATGCGATCGTTGGTGACGATCTCCAGCTCGATCTTGGGGTAGCGGCGGAAGAACTCCGGCAGCAGCGGCGCCACCACGGCGTCGATGAAGGAGTTGAGGCTGCTGACGCGCAGCTTGCCGCTGGGCTCGGCCTGCAGCCGCGCCACGGCATGCTGCGACTGCTCCAGTTCCTCGACGATGCGCGCGCAGTGCTCGAAGTAGGCGCTGCCGGCATCGGTCAGCGACAGCTTGCGCGTGCTTCGCTGCAGCAGGCGCGCGCCCAGCGACTTCTCCAGCTTGGCGACGTGCTTGCTCACCACCGAGGGCGCGAGCTTCAGGCGGTCGCCGGCGGCGGCGAAGCTGCCGGCCTGCACCACGCGGGTAAAGGTGAGGACGTAGTTGAGGTCTTCCATGGCTGTTGCCCCAGGCAATTATTTCCACTACGGAAACAATAAAAGTCTTATACCGCATCTTATCAATGGCGTGGAAGTAAATAATCTAGGAGTCACCCGAAACCCGGAGTGATGACCATGACCCGCAACCTCTTCACCGTGTACGGCAGCGCCGCGGCGCTGCTGATCCTGACCCTGGTGGCGGCCCGCGCCGCCGCGGCCGAGCCGGTCGCGGCGAGCACCCTGCTGACCGGGACCGCTGCCAGCGCCGCGGTCAGCGCCGAAGCCCCGGCCGCGACGCTGCGCGAGGCCCGCACCCGTCGCGAGGCCCTGGTGCGCCGCCTGGCGCCGGCCTTCCAGATCGTTCCCTGAAACCCGAAACCATCCAAGGACATCGCCATGCCCAGCCGTGAACGCGTCGCCGCCCTGATCGCCCTGGTCGAACAGGGCATGCTGGTCGATGCCCTGAACGAGTTCTATGCCGACGACGCACAGGCCCAGGACAACCAGGAGCCGCCGCGCCAGGGCCGCAATCGCCTGGTCGCCAACGCCCGGCATCTGCAGCGCTCGGTCCGCGGGCTGCGCGTATGGCCGGTGGACGGATTCCACGTCGACGGCGACCACGTGCAGATCCACTGGGCCTTCGAGTTCACCGGCCATGACGGCCGCCGCCGCGTGCAGCACGAACTTGCGCAGCAGCGCTGGCGCGACGACCGCATCGTCGAAGAGCAGCTGCACTACGACCCGGTGCAGCAGCCGCTGGTGCTCGACCCGCTCGCCGCCGTCGTTTCCGCCCCTGTCCCCCGTTACGAGGTTATGCCCTGAGCGGAGAATCACCATGGCCAGCCTGATCGCCCTGCAGACCTACCACACCCTCACCGGCCTGTTCGCCCCGCAGCTCGCGGTGCGCTCGGCGCGGCGCATCCTGATGCGGCCGCGGCGCCTGCCGGCGCGCGACTGGGAGCAGCCCGCGATCGACTCGGC includes these proteins:
- a CDS encoding DUF2238 domain-containing protein — encoded protein: MNVERLKARRRYLGALLAIYALLWTLLAIAPLHRQDWLLENVLVLVFAVGLYASRRVFVFSRVSYTLIFVYLCLHAVGAHYTYALVPYDEWWRSLTGHGLNEMMGWERNHFDRLVHFSYGLLLAYPLREIFLRVAEARGFWGYFLPLDFTLATSALYELIEWAAAEFFGGELGAAYLGTQGDIWDAHKDMGLAGSGALIAMLITAAINRTLQRDFARDWSDSLKVKDRRPYGEEEIQRLLAQRDGG
- a CDS encoding LysR family transcriptional regulator is translated as MEDLNYVLTFTRVVQAGSFAAAGDRLKLAPSVVSKHVAKLEKSLGARLLQRSTRKLSLTDAGSAYFEHCARIVEELEQSQHAVARLQAEPSGKLRVSSLNSFIDAVVAPLLPEFFRRYPKIELEIVTNDRIVDLAEEGFDMALRLAHQPGPLLVARRLAPIHFVVCATPEYLARQGMPQHPDDLRGHNCLGFPSPLERNFHFQRGNEQFVVPINGNFRVNNINALRTVLLAHAGISLLPTYVIGQDLAAGRLVAPLRGWYGSDATSVYSVHLPNRYGSPKVRAFVDYLTQCIGDPPYWDRGLELEGSA
- a CDS encoding nuclear transport factor 2 family protein; amino-acid sequence: MPSRERVAALIALVEQGMLVDALNEFYADDAQAQDNQEPPRQGRNRLVANARHLQRSVRGLRVWPVDGFHVDGDHVQIHWAFEFTGHDGRRRVQHELAQQRWRDDRIVEEQLHYDPVQQPLVLDPLAAVVSAPVPRYEVMP